The following nucleotide sequence is from Candidatus Ancaeobacter aquaticus.
GCGGCACGTTAGGATCAGCGTTTTCCGGCCGGTGCGTCATGCATATATCTTTTGAGCCATTATGAATATATATCTTTGTGATGATTGTCTTAAGGCTGTTGTTCCGGTCGTGATTCCCTTTGATAAAAATGAATTTGCCGTTAAGTTTTCTCTCAAACTCACGATAGCGTTCTTCTCCGCCCTCTTTCCCTCCCTTAAAGATAAAGTCGCCAAGAAAGAATACCGTATCGTCCGGCTTCACTCTCTCGTTATGTTTACGGATAATAACTTCATTCATTTCTTCAACCGTCTTAAACGGCCGCCCACAATACCTGCTGATATTTGCGTGCGAAAAGTGATAATCCGATGTCCACCAGTAGTTCATTGTTTTATCCTGTTCCCATTTTAAATTTTCCTAT
It contains:
- a CDS encoding metallophosphoesterase, with the translated sequence MNYWWTSDYHFSHANISRYCGRPFKTVEEMNEVIIRKHNERVKPDDTVFFLGDFIFKGGKEGGEERYREFERKLNGKFIFIKGNHDRNNSLKTIITKIYIHNGSKDICMTHRPENADPNVPLNFCGHVHQHYKVRRLNDKSLVVNLSVEVWNYYPVSFKEITSAVSAFKREEKKDLSQGDTKGTNGT